In Mongoliitalea daihaiensis, one DNA window encodes the following:
- a CDS encoding Crp/Fnr family transcriptional regulator, with protein sequence MDILAYFKEVLSEEEYANLITTKVIKKGAYIYIPPNKPLEMFQVKAGAVKIGTYLEDGTEVSYDILYRNEVFGNLRYLNGQFFEFAKALTDCRIVTIELGFYKKMIVHDPIISDWFNRSTIMRWCRMETRLFKICTMSPISRLQALFQEFSESVVDAKGATVSVNSLLTIVDVSQMSGLSRQTTSKLLKKLEKLKIENSSNSQYQFINKINSSKKCI encoded by the coding sequence ATGGATATTCTTGCTTATTTTAAAGAGGTCCTTTCTGAAGAGGAGTATGCTAACCTGATTACCACAAAAGTCATTAAAAAAGGGGCTTACATTTATATACCCCCCAATAAGCCTTTAGAAATGTTTCAGGTCAAAGCAGGTGCAGTTAAAATAGGAACTTATTTGGAGGACGGTACAGAAGTGTCTTATGATATCTTATATCGAAATGAGGTTTTTGGGAATTTAAGGTATCTCAACGGGCAGTTTTTTGAATTTGCGAAGGCCTTAACTGATTGTAGAATTGTCACCATTGAATTAGGTTTTTACAAAAAAATGATTGTCCATGACCCCATTATTTCGGATTGGTTTAATCGGTCCACAATTATGAGGTGGTGTAGGATGGAAACTCGATTGTTTAAAATTTGCACGATGAGTCCCATCAGCAGGTTGCAAGCGTTATTTCAGGAGTTTTCTGAAAGCGTTGTAGATGCTAAAGGAGCAACTGTTTCAGTGAATTCATTGCTTACTATTGTAGACGTAAGTCAGATGTCAGGCCTAAGTAGACAAACCACATCGAAGTTGCTAAAAAAGTTAGAAAAGTTAAAGATTGAAAACTCAAGTAATTCACAATATCAATTTATCAACAAGATTAATTCATCTAAAAAATGCATTTAA
- a CDS encoding alkaline phosphatase D family protein: MHLKKIISAITAIMLCSLIVSSSVLAQQYTITKIAFGSCNKHDLPQPLWKPITQDNPEVFMWLGDIIYGDTHDMALLKQKYMAQNAIPAYQTLKEKSQIIGVWDDHDYGINDGGKFYSKKEESLQLLLDFLDEKANSPRRKQQGAYASYEYGIGAQKVKVILLDARFNRDTLYTEDKVYQPNLTGSILGEEQWAWLEQELRNSTAQVNLIASGIQYIPTEHPYEKWSNFPNERKKLFDLIAKSNVKNPILISGDRHIAEISKWQDENFPNGIYEVTSSGLTHVWRSYREEYNPYRVGNLIASLHYGLAVIDWETKEVILQIKGEEGQVYLEQKLPIN, translated from the coding sequence ATGCATTTAAAAAAAATCATCAGTGCTATCACAGCCATCATGCTGTGTTCCTTGATTGTTAGTAGTTCGGTTTTGGCACAGCAATACACTATTACAAAAATTGCTTTTGGATCCTGCAATAAACATGATCTTCCTCAACCCTTGTGGAAACCAATCACTCAAGATAACCCGGAAGTTTTTATGTGGCTCGGAGATATCATTTATGGCGATACTCATGATATGGCCTTGCTCAAACAAAAGTATATGGCTCAAAACGCTATTCCAGCATATCAAACATTGAAGGAGAAATCACAAATAATTGGAGTTTGGGACGATCATGACTATGGCATCAACGATGGTGGAAAATTTTATAGTAAAAAAGAAGAATCTCTTCAACTACTATTAGACTTTTTAGATGAGAAGGCTAACAGTCCAAGAAGAAAGCAGCAAGGGGCCTATGCCTCTTACGAGTATGGAATAGGCGCTCAAAAAGTAAAAGTTATCTTGTTAGATGCTAGGTTTAATCGAGACACGCTTTACACGGAGGATAAAGTTTATCAGCCAAATCTGACAGGTAGTATTCTTGGGGAGGAACAATGGGCTTGGCTGGAACAAGAATTGAGAAATAGTACAGCGCAAGTGAATTTGATAGCTTCTGGAATCCAATATATTCCAACTGAACATCCTTATGAAAAATGGTCTAATTTCCCCAATGAGCGAAAAAAACTTTTTGATTTGATTGCAAAATCAAATGTTAAAAACCCAATATTAATTAGTGGTGACAGGCATATTGCTGAAATATCTAAGTGGCAAGATGAAAATTTCCCCAATGGTATTTATGAAGTTACTTCAAGCGGTCTCACTCATGTGTGGAGAAGTTATAGGGAAGAATATAATCCGTATAGAGTAGGAAATCTGATTGCTTCTTTACATTATGGATTAGCAGTGATTGATTGGGAAACAAAAGAAGTTATCCTTCAAATCAAAGGAGAGGAAGGCCAAGTCTACCTCGAACAAAAGCTACCAATCAATTGA
- a CDS encoding transketolase, translated as MNSNQLKEIATQVRRDILRMVHQCQSGHPGASLGCADFFVALYFWKLKHDPQFSMKGKGEDLFFLSNGHISPVWYSVLARAGYFDVRELATFRKLDSRLQGHPTTHEGLPGVRIASGSLGQGISVAIGAALGKKLDQDTQKVIVLTGDGELQEGQNWEAAMFAAHHKVDNLIAFVDFNGQQIDGPTKEVMDNGDLAAKFKAFGWEVLAAEGNDMDQLCVDINAAFEASGKGKPVVVLLHTEMGFGVDFMVGTHKWHGIAPNDEQLKNALAQLPSTLQDY; from the coding sequence ATGAATAGTAATCAACTAAAAGAGATTGCGACTCAAGTGAGGCGTGATATATTGCGCATGGTGCATCAGTGCCAGTCCGGGCATCCCGGTGCTTCCTTAGGTTGTGCAGACTTTTTTGTAGCGCTTTATTTTTGGAAACTCAAACATGATCCGCAGTTTTCGATGAAGGGAAAAGGGGAAGATTTGTTTTTCCTTTCCAATGGGCATATTTCACCCGTTTGGTACAGTGTATTGGCACGTGCTGGATATTTTGATGTGCGTGAACTTGCAACCTTTCGAAAGTTAGATTCGCGTCTTCAAGGTCATCCGACGACCCATGAAGGTTTGCCTGGTGTGCGCATTGCATCTGGTTCACTTGGTCAAGGGATTTCGGTAGCAATCGGTGCTGCTTTAGGTAAAAAACTGGATCAAGATACCCAAAAGGTAATTGTATTAACAGGTGATGGGGAGTTGCAGGAAGGACAAAACTGGGAAGCGGCCATGTTTGCCGCACATCATAAAGTGGACAATCTGATTGCCTTTGTAGATTTCAATGGACAGCAGATAGATGGGCCTACGAAAGAGGTGATGGATAATGGAGATCTAGCAGCCAAATTCAAAGCCTTTGGCTGGGAGGTGTTAGCTGCGGAAGGTAACGATATGGACCAACTATGTGTGGATATCAATGCAGCGTTTGAAGCCTCTGGCAAGGGGAAGCCAGTGGTAGTTTTACTGCATACAGAAATGGGCTTTGGGGTTGACTTTATGGTAGGAACCCATAAGTGGCATGGAATAGCCCCGAATGATGAGCAATTGAAAAATGCTCTTGCTCAATTACCGTCAACCCTTCAGGATTATTAA
- a CDS encoding TonB-dependent receptor, with product MITKLTVSSIAKGLGVLVLLIALFSLNEVNAQATNATIAGLVLDDSKQPLVGATVVVRNESTGFEAGTVTGVDGRFQLQQLPLGRPYSVSISFIGFNPQKLTGYQLNQGDRVNLEIAMDYGDSDLAEVVVSGDSFKNQLDKLGAVTAIDSKQIKNLPTEGRNFTNLTALSPLQGGGGLNLGGQRRTSTNVTLDGVNARNQLTAGEIGRGPYTVSIEAIREFEVATNSYDVTQGRQAGGALNAVTKAGTNTLEGSAFMYHRNDNLASPNDIRGNRRDVSFYNYQWGFSLGGPIIKDKLHFFTVFDRQDAGEPVFIADIRDEDDERRLRIRKDSLDKFIDVARRLYGVGPEQQVGEFSRKTVANTFFARLDWQINKNNKLTIRNNYTDWNNPFSVNDNTAINLAEVWGDFSSRENSLLFSLRSIANASTTNELKVQFQHAERAFSVNRQLPVSNMPRAIVRIVSPFPTENNPNAIQTTNVQIGGQRFLPETNKEQQVHIVNTTYMQRGKFNFTFGTDNMVTYLETLLSNEQNGRFFYNSMQDFENNNPFRYAREVPLQGLPIVKQTVVDLSAFGQMEYNPHRDLNLVLGVRYDATIFMNEAAFNPSVFNQLGLRTDNKPADYRNIQPRVQLTWDIKGKNTDVLKFGTGLFAAQPHYYAQVNNIQNSGVMLAAIDVQGALVPEADFIGYRNGVEAPGIPEGASFISTINSIADDFRVPNTFKANLNYNKLFNDRFRAGVNMIYSHTFNNYVYLERNLVDEPFFRLTNEGNRGVFVPANTIGANGQTNWLNSRKSQEVGRVLELNSIAAGYQYALIVDGSVRIGKDGYFTASYTFNQAFDNSSYNCCVANTSTFLPVVDDSRKLNWSYSDNQFRDKIVLNGATPTWKGFVMGATLIGIGGSRYSFLVSNGSLQGDFPLNNALAFVFDPNDPNTPEAIRDGYNAILNDPNTAESAKQYLRESFGGIAERNGGENPMFYNLDLRLLKNINIVKNQKLELSADVFNFMNMLSKDWGVNNNLSSSRNLQSIRGFNQATQQYIYNVEQSVGVLPINGTPWRIQLGLRYSF from the coding sequence ATGATTACCAAATTAACAGTTAGTTCAATTGCGAAAGGCTTGGGAGTCCTAGTACTCCTTATAGCCCTTTTTTCGCTCAATGAAGTGAACGCACAAGCTACGAACGCAACAATTGCGGGACTTGTGCTAGATGATTCTAAACAACCACTGGTTGGAGCAACGGTGGTAGTTAGAAATGAGTCCACAGGCTTTGAAGCCGGTACGGTTACTGGAGTGGATGGAAGATTTCAACTACAGCAGCTTCCTTTGGGAAGGCCTTATTCTGTTTCTATTTCTTTCATTGGTTTTAATCCTCAAAAACTTACGGGTTACCAGTTGAATCAAGGGGATAGAGTTAACCTAGAAATTGCCATGGATTATGGGGATTCAGATTTGGCAGAGGTTGTCGTCTCCGGTGATAGTTTTAAAAATCAACTGGATAAGCTAGGTGCTGTCACTGCGATTGATTCCAAACAAATCAAAAATTTACCTACAGAAGGAAGGAATTTCACTAATTTGACTGCATTGTCGCCACTCCAAGGTGGTGGAGGTCTCAATTTAGGTGGGCAAAGGAGAACATCTACGAATGTAACTTTGGATGGGGTTAATGCACGTAATCAGCTCACAGCAGGTGAAATCGGAAGGGGGCCATACACCGTATCCATAGAAGCAATTCGTGAATTTGAGGTTGCCACAAACTCATATGATGTGACTCAAGGAAGGCAAGCAGGCGGAGCTTTGAATGCTGTAACCAAAGCTGGCACGAATACACTTGAAGGTTCTGCATTTATGTATCATCGAAATGATAACCTTGCAAGCCCTAATGACATCCGAGGCAATCGTCGGGATGTGAGTTTCTACAACTATCAATGGGGCTTTAGCTTGGGTGGTCCTATCATCAAAGATAAGCTTCATTTTTTCACTGTTTTTGATAGGCAGGATGCTGGAGAACCTGTATTTATTGCCGATATCCGGGATGAGGATGATGAACGCAGACTTAGAATAAGAAAAGATTCGTTGGATAAATTTATTGATGTGGCAAGAAGGCTTTATGGAGTCGGTCCTGAACAACAAGTGGGTGAATTTTCTAGGAAAACCGTAGCAAACACTTTTTTTGCCAGATTGGATTGGCAGATTAATAAGAATAACAAACTTACCATAAGGAACAATTACACAGATTGGAATAACCCTTTTTCTGTAAATGATAATACTGCGATCAATTTGGCGGAAGTTTGGGGTGATTTTTCATCCAGAGAAAATAGCTTATTGTTTTCTTTGCGCTCTATTGCAAACGCAAGTACAACTAATGAGTTGAAGGTTCAGTTTCAGCATGCAGAACGGGCATTTTCCGTCAATAGACAGTTGCCTGTCTCAAACATGCCCCGAGCCATCGTTCGGATAGTTTCACCATTCCCTACGGAAAACAATCCCAACGCAATTCAGACAACGAATGTGCAAATTGGTGGGCAACGTTTCCTCCCCGAAACCAACAAAGAGCAGCAAGTACATATTGTCAATACCACGTACATGCAAAGAGGGAAGTTTAATTTCACCTTTGGAACGGATAACATGGTCACTTATTTGGAAACCTTGTTGTCAAATGAGCAAAATGGACGCTTTTTTTACAATTCAATGCAAGATTTTGAAAATAACAACCCATTTAGATATGCTAGAGAGGTTCCACTTCAAGGATTACCGATTGTTAAGCAAACAGTTGTTGATTTATCAGCTTTTGGTCAAATGGAATACAATCCTCATAGAGATTTGAATCTGGTGTTGGGAGTAAGGTACGATGCTACTATTTTCATGAATGAAGCTGCATTTAATCCAAGTGTTTTCAATCAGTTGGGCCTTCGCACGGACAATAAGCCTGCAGATTATAGAAATATTCAGCCGAGAGTTCAATTGACCTGGGATATTAAAGGAAAAAATACAGATGTATTGAAGTTTGGAACAGGTTTGTTTGCAGCGCAACCGCATTACTATGCCCAAGTAAATAATATTCAAAATTCTGGTGTGATGCTAGCGGCAATAGATGTGCAAGGGGCTTTGGTTCCTGAAGCTGATTTCATTGGTTACAGGAATGGTGTAGAAGCTCCAGGAATCCCAGAAGGTGCCAGTTTTATCTCTACCATTAATAGTATTGCAGATGATTTTAGGGTACCCAATACCTTTAAAGCGAATTTGAATTATAACAAACTATTCAATGACCGCTTTCGGGCAGGGGTCAATATGATTTACTCACATACGTTCAATAACTATGTTTATTTAGAGCGTAATTTAGTAGATGAGCCATTTTTTAGATTGACTAATGAGGGGAATAGAGGAGTTTTTGTACCAGCAAACACCATAGGTGCCAATGGTCAAACCAATTGGCTAAATTCGAGAAAGTCTCAAGAGGTCGGAAGAGTACTAGAGTTAAATTCAATTGCAGCAGGTTATCAGTATGCATTGATTGTAGATGGAAGTGTTCGGATTGGTAAAGATGGATATTTCACCGCTTCATATACCTTTAATCAAGCATTTGACAATAGTTCCTACAATTGCTGTGTAGCAAATACCTCTACTTTCCTTCCTGTTGTAGATGATTCAAGAAAATTAAATTGGTCCTACTCTGACAATCAATTTAGAGATAAGATCGTGTTGAACGGTGCCACACCTACCTGGAAAGGCTTCGTAATGGGAGCCACATTGATAGGAATTGGAGGTTCTAGGTATTCATTCTTAGTGTCAAACGGGTCGTTACAAGGTGATTTTCCTTTAAACAATGCCCTAGCCTTCGTTTTTGATCCTAATGACCCCAATACACCTGAGGCTATCCGTGATGGATATAATGCAATTCTTAATGATCCTAACACAGCCGAAAGCGCTAAGCAATATTTAAGAGAAAGCTTTGGAGGAATTGCTGAACGAAACGGGGGAGAAAACCCCATGTTTTATAACCTGGATTTAAGGTTGCTCAAAAACATCAATATTGTCAAAAACCAAAAACTAGAATTATCTGCAGATGTCTTTAACTTTATGAATATGTTAAGCAAGGATTGGGGAGTCAATAATAATTTGAGTAGCTCCAGAAACCTTCAAAGCATCAGGGGATTTAATCAAGCCACTCAACAATATATCTACAATGTGGAGCAAAGTGTAGGTGTTTTGCCTATCAATGGTACACCTTGGAGAATTCAACTGGGGCTTAGATATTCATTCTAG
- a CDS encoding HAD family hydrolase, with translation MSKSFEAILFDLNGTIIDDMAYHAKAWHDLLVQDLQVDITIERVWLEMYGKNSELFARVLGPDALTEEEMHHWSIKKEKRYQEVYKELIAPIEGFQSFMELLQGKNYKIALGTAAIPFNVDFSLDALGIRSFFDAIVHADDVVLSKPNPEVFLKCASAVGVAPEKCVVFEDSPKGVEAARKAGMQAVVLTTMHPKEDFAYLDNILFFIQDYRDESLNLFK, from the coding sequence ATGAGTAAATCATTTGAGGCAATTTTATTTGATCTGAACGGTACCATCATCGATGATATGGCCTACCATGCCAAAGCTTGGCATGATCTCCTGGTCCAAGATCTTCAGGTAGACATTACGATCGAGCGGGTTTGGTTAGAGATGTATGGCAAAAACAGTGAACTGTTTGCCCGTGTACTAGGGCCAGATGCTTTAACAGAGGAAGAAATGCACCATTGGTCCATCAAAAAAGAGAAACGGTACCAAGAAGTTTACAAAGAGTTAATTGCTCCCATCGAAGGCTTTCAGTCATTTATGGAGTTGCTTCAGGGAAAGAATTATAAAATAGCGCTAGGTACGGCCGCCATTCCTTTCAATGTTGATTTTTCATTGGATGCTTTGGGTATTCGATCTTTCTTTGATGCCATTGTTCATGCGGATGATGTGGTGTTAAGTAAGCCCAATCCCGAAGTTTTCTTGAAATGCGCTTCTGCTGTAGGTGTAGCTCCTGAAAAATGTGTGGTTTTTGAAGACTCACCTAAAGGGGTGGAGGCGGCCCGAAAAGCAGGAATGCAGGCAGTAGTTCTGACCACCATGCACCCCAAAGAAGATTTTGCCTATTTGGATAACATTCTCTTTTTCATCCAAGATTACAGGGATGAAAGCTTAAATTTATTCAAATGA
- the araA gene encoding L-arabinose isomerase, protein MNSNILTESEVWFLTGSQHLYGEETLLQVAKHSQLIAQELNSSKDIAVKVIFKPTVKTTEEIYRICQEANQSSACIGVITWMHTFSPAKMWINGLKILQKPLLHLHTQFNRDIPWNTIDMDFMNLNQSAHGDREFGYMVSRMKIERKVVVGHWQSPDVHRQIDSWARAAAAWTDWQGAKFARFGDNMRNVAVTEGDKVEAELQFGFAVNTFPVGDLVAFIQAASDQEIQALIDDYEASYTLADQLKSTGNRRSSLIDAAQIEVGLRNFLKEGGFKGFTNTFEDLHGMKQLPGIATQRLMAEGYGYAGEGDWKTTALVRAMKVMGTGLQGGSAFMEDYTYHFDPSNPLVLGAHMLEVDPVLAADQPSCEVHPLGIGGKEDPVRLVFNGKSGPAVNASLVDMGNRFRLVVNEVEAIPVTEKLPNLPVARVLWKPLPDMQTGCAGWIYAGGAHHTCFSLSLTTEHLDDFAKIAGIENITIGQGTSLKQLQQELKWSDAFYKLGM, encoded by the coding sequence ATGAATAGTAACATTCTTACAGAGAGTGAAGTTTGGTTTCTAACAGGAAGCCAACACTTATATGGCGAGGAAACACTCTTACAAGTAGCAAAACACTCTCAATTAATTGCGCAAGAACTTAATTCCTCAAAGGATATTGCAGTCAAAGTCATCTTTAAACCCACTGTCAAAACTACCGAAGAAATATACCGGATTTGCCAAGAAGCGAATCAGTCCTCAGCATGTATCGGTGTCATTACTTGGATGCACACCTTTTCTCCAGCCAAGATGTGGATCAACGGTTTGAAAATTTTGCAGAAGCCCCTGCTACATCTTCATACTCAATTCAATAGAGATATTCCATGGAATACGATAGATATGGACTTTATGAATCTCAATCAAAGTGCACACGGGGATCGGGAATTTGGCTACATGGTTTCCAGAATGAAAATCGAACGAAAAGTAGTCGTAGGTCACTGGCAATCTCCAGATGTTCATCGCCAAATTGATTCCTGGGCAAGGGCAGCTGCTGCTTGGACAGATTGGCAAGGGGCTAAATTTGCTCGCTTCGGTGATAACATGAGAAATGTTGCCGTTACAGAGGGAGATAAAGTTGAAGCAGAATTGCAATTTGGATTCGCTGTCAACACCTTTCCAGTAGGAGATTTGGTTGCATTTATTCAAGCTGCTAGCGATCAAGAAATCCAAGCTTTGATTGATGATTATGAAGCATCCTACACATTAGCTGACCAACTCAAATCCACGGGTAATCGTCGTTCTTCCTTGATTGATGCTGCACAAATTGAAGTTGGGCTGCGAAACTTTTTGAAAGAAGGAGGCTTCAAAGGCTTTACCAATACATTTGAAGATCTGCATGGTATGAAACAATTGCCTGGAATAGCCACCCAACGCCTCATGGCCGAAGGTTATGGCTATGCGGGAGAAGGCGACTGGAAAACAACCGCATTGGTCCGCGCCATGAAAGTCATGGGAACTGGACTTCAAGGTGGCAGTGCGTTTATGGAAGACTACACCTACCATTTTGATCCCTCAAACCCATTAGTACTTGGTGCACACATGTTGGAAGTAGACCCAGTGTTAGCAGCAGATCAACCCAGCTGCGAAGTTCACCCTCTTGGAATAGGTGGGAAAGAGGATCCTGTTCGTTTGGTGTTCAATGGAAAGTCAGGGCCGGCAGTCAATGCCTCTTTGGTAGATATGGGGAATCGCTTCAGACTCGTAGTCAACGAAGTGGAAGCAATACCTGTGACAGAAAAACTCCCTAATCTTCCGGTAGCTAGAGTCTTATGGAAACCACTCCCTGATATGCAGACAGGTTGTGCAGGATGGATTTATGCGGGAGGTGCACATCACACCTGTTTCAGTTTATCCTTGACTACTGAGCATTTGGATGACTTTGCAAAAATTGCAGGGATTGAAAACATCACGATTGGACAAGGAACCTCTTTGAAGCAACTCCAACAAGAACTCAAATGGAGTGATGCTTTTTATAAATTAGGCATGTAA
- a CDS encoding esterase: MKNQMLRFFAFLLFATSTYAQEAIFRSQNLISPEIEGDAVTFRFFAPQAQQVEITGDFLPSIKVESSMGTVDAPGKVLLTKDEKGVWEFRADKLAPELYSYSFLVDGLPAIDPNNPFLIRDVASVTNIFIVGGAQADLYKVQQVPHGTVAKRWYPSVGLGMERRLTVYTPPGYENSTQAYPVLYLLHGAGGDEEAWITLGRTAQIMDNLIAQGKSKPMIVVMPNGNVIQDAAPGEGSRGFYKPQFMIPQTMDGTYEANFNEIIDFVEANYRVNKEKSQRAIAGLSMGGFHTLHISRFYPNTFDYVGLFSAAIMPREDATGRVYKDIDATLQQQRDNGYQLYWIAIGKTDFLYDANQEFIKKLDTVEMPYTYVETEGGHIWRNWRIYLSQFVPQLF, from the coding sequence ATGAAAAATCAAATGTTACGTTTCTTTGCATTTCTATTGTTTGCAACTAGCACCTATGCTCAAGAGGCAATTTTTCGGTCTCAAAACTTGATTTCTCCTGAAATTGAGGGTGATGCAGTCACCTTTCGGTTTTTCGCTCCTCAGGCTCAACAAGTAGAAATTACTGGTGATTTTTTACCTTCTATTAAAGTAGAATCATCCATGGGAACTGTAGATGCGCCAGGTAAAGTATTATTGACAAAAGATGAAAAAGGCGTTTGGGAGTTTCGAGCGGATAAGCTTGCTCCTGAGTTGTATAGTTACTCCTTTTTGGTTGATGGACTTCCTGCCATTGACCCTAATAATCCTTTTTTGATTAGAGATGTAGCTTCAGTTACCAATATTTTCATTGTAGGAGGAGCACAAGCCGATCTGTACAAAGTACAGCAGGTACCTCATGGGACAGTGGCCAAGAGATGGTACCCTTCAGTGGGTTTGGGAATGGAAAGAAGATTGACGGTATACACTCCCCCAGGATACGAAAATTCTACGCAAGCCTATCCGGTGTTATATCTCTTGCATGGTGCAGGAGGAGATGAGGAAGCTTGGATAACTTTGGGAAGAACTGCCCAGATTATGGATAATCTCATAGCCCAAGGCAAATCAAAACCGATGATTGTTGTAATGCCCAATGGAAATGTGATCCAAGATGCTGCTCCAGGAGAGGGAAGTCGGGGTTTTTATAAACCTCAATTTATGATTCCGCAAACCATGGATGGTACTTATGAAGCCAATTTCAACGAAATAATAGATTTTGTAGAAGCCAATTACCGGGTGAACAAAGAAAAATCCCAAAGAGCCATTGCAGGGCTGTCCATGGGTGGATTTCATACGCTGCATATTTCCCGCTTCTATCCCAATACCTTTGATTATGTAGGCTTGTTTTCGGCGGCTATTATGCCAAGGGAAGATGCTACCGGAAGAGTTTATAAGGATATCGATGCTACCTTACAGCAACAGCGGGATAATGGCTATCAATTGTATTGGATAGCCATAGGGAAAACCGACTTTTTGTATGATGCTAATCAGGAGTTTATCAAAAAGTTGGATACCGTGGAGATGCCTTACACTTATGTAGAAACTGAAGGTGGGCATATCTGGAGAAATTGGCGCATTTATTTAAGTCAGTTTGTGCCCCAGTTATTTTAA
- a CDS encoding transketolase family protein → MILEYTEKKDTRSGFGAGLSQLGETHTDVVALCADLIGSLKMGDFQKKFPERFFQVGIAEANMMGIAAGLTISGKIPFTGTFANFSTGRVYDQIRQSIAYSHKNVKICASHAGLTLGEDGATHQILEDLGMMKMLPGMTVINPCDYNQTKAATLAIADHYGPVYLRFGRPVIPVFTPADQVFEIGKAWKIKDGKDVTIFATGHLVWEAVLAEEILKAQGIDAEIINIHTIKPLDDEAVLASIQKTGCVVTAEEHNRLGGLGDSIAQVIVSKHLVPQEYVAVNDSFGESGKPEDLMKKYGLDALTIVEKVKKVIQRKNYE, encoded by the coding sequence ATGATTTTAGAATATACAGAAAAAAAGGATACCCGCTCAGGATTTGGTGCAGGGCTTTCACAATTAGGCGAAACGCATACAGATGTAGTGGCATTGTGTGCGGATTTGATTGGCTCACTCAAAATGGGGGATTTTCAAAAGAAATTTCCCGAAAGATTTTTTCAAGTGGGTATTGCCGAAGCCAATATGATGGGGATTGCCGCAGGTTTGACCATCAGCGGGAAGATCCCATTTACAGGTACTTTTGCTAATTTCAGTACGGGTAGGGTATATGACCAAATCCGTCAGTCCATCGCTTATTCGCATAAAAACGTAAAAATCTGTGCTTCTCATGCAGGCCTTACCCTAGGGGAGGATGGCGCTACCCATCAGATCTTGGAAGATTTAGGGATGATGAAAATGCTTCCAGGAATGACAGTCATCAACCCTTGTGATTACAATCAAACCAAAGCAGCTACCCTGGCTATTGCCGATCATTATGGTCCGGTTTATTTGAGGTTTGGAAGGCCAGTAATTCCAGTTTTCACTCCGGCTGATCAGGTTTTTGAAATTGGAAAAGCTTGGAAAATCAAAGATGGTAAAGACGTTACGATCTTTGCTACGGGTCACTTGGTGTGGGAAGCCGTTTTGGCAGAAGAAATCCTAAAAGCTCAAGGAATTGATGCGGAAATTATCAATATTCACACCATCAAACCACTCGACGATGAGGCTGTTTTGGCTTCCATCCAGAAAACGGGTTGTGTTGTGACGGCCGAAGAACATAATCGTTTAGGTGGGCTAGGGGATAGTATCGCCCAGGTAATTGTATCCAAGCATTTGGTTCCACAAGAGTATGTCGCTGTCAATGACAGCTTTGGAGAAAGTGGTAAGCCTGAGGATTTGATGAAAAAATATGGATTGGATGCATTGACCATCGTCGAGAAGGTGAAAAAAGTCATCCAAAGAAAAAATTATGAGTAA